A window of Pelagicoccus enzymogenes genomic DNA:
GTGTAAACTTGTATGCATTGCTCAAGAGGTTGATCAACACCTGCTTAACTCGAGTTGAGTCACCGAGGAGGATCTCGGATCCGATCCGCCGGAGGTCGACCTCAAAGTCGATGGCCTTGTTTCGAGCCTTGGCTCCCAAGATCGCTTGCACCTCCATGAAAAGGGCTCCCAGCTCGATCTCCTGGCAATCCAAATGAAGGTGTCCCGAATCGATCTTGGAATAATCCAGTACCTGCCCAATGAGATCGATGAGCAGCTTCCCGCTGTGGTTGATCGCTTCCACGTACTCGAGCTGCTCCTTCGTCAAGGAAGTGCTGGACAACAAGTCGCAAAAACCGATCACCGCGTTCATGGGCGTGCGAATCTCGTGCGACATGTTGGCTAGGAAATCGCTTTTGGCCCGGCTCTCCGCCTTGCCGTACTCGACCTCTTCCCTCGCCCGCTCGAGAGCCTTCTCCAGCTCTCGGTTCGCATGCGCGATGTCCTGAAAGAGGTCTCGCATCTCCGACAGCTTGGAGAGCGACTTTTCCGCCTCAGCCGTATCCGGCCCGCTCTCGAAAACGCGCAGCGAGCCGACAACAACTGAGCCGACCGCTCCATTAGCCGCAATCTCCGGCATGAAAACCGTCGAACGCTCCGCCAAGTCGAAGCCTCTCAGCCTTACGTTTAAAAAACTCGCAGATCCACGTACCGCAAGGATCCAAGCGTTGAAAAAACCTTCGCTGTTGTCCGCTGTGAGCTTGAAGAAGTCGCTGGCTTGGCGGGCGCTGCCCATCAAACCGATCGTCGTCCAACGCTCTCGCAAGAGGTCGGAACACGATTCCAGCCGGCCGTTCGCGTCGAAACGAATCCAATCCTCGTAGAGTAGGTCAAGGTTTTGCTCAGGGGTAGCGGAGCGCATTTTTCAGATAAATAAGATACAAGATGGTCAGAGTGACGAGAACTATGCGCGCAAACGCGGCCCCCCACAAACGCTAGCTTCCTCCAATCTCAACTTTACCAGGATATTTATAAAAGTACCTAAGGGCACGCTCGGAGAACGGCCGGCTTGGCAAGCCCCTATGAGACCGTCGAACCATGCGCTTT
This region includes:
- a CDS encoding ATP-binding protein, yielding MRSATPEQNLDLLYEDWIRFDANGRLESCSDLLRERWTTIGLMGSARQASDFFKLTADNSEGFFNAWILAVRGSASFLNVRLRGFDLAERSTVFMPEIAANGAVGSVVVGSLRVFESGPDTAEAEKSLSKLSEMRDLFQDIAHANRELEKALERAREEVEYGKAESRAKSDFLANMSHEIRTPMNAVIGFCDLLSSTSLTKEQLEYVEAINHSGKLLIDLIGQVLDYSKIDSGHLHLDCQEIELGALFMEVQAILGAKARNKAIDFEVDLRRIGSEILLGDSTRVKQVLINLLSNAYKFTRRGRIALTASTAESEYDGHVCLRVRVEDTGIGIAPERIRSLFCPFAQAHTREENDYEGTGLGLAICKRLCEAMKGDVWIERTELDKGSVFALEIHLPRKEPDVRPLNARKVSEENRTMKTSEKSAAKERKRNAPLRLLVVDDNPNNLLITSKLSQHLGYNAETVTNGVDALKKMKSGDFHIVLMDVRMAPINGMETTRMIREGEAGDRSSGAYIIAVTAHALQGDKERCIQSGMNDYLSKPLTLERLEESLNRARSELSLD